The Crocosphaera subtropica ATCC 51142 genome includes a window with the following:
- the surE gene encoding 5'/3'-nucleotidase SurE yields MTNPSTINILISNDDGIFALGVRTLANTLAQAGYQVTVVCPDRERSATGHGLTLHRPIRADIVEDFFDPKITAWSCSGTPSDCVKLALSSLIENRPDFIVSGINHGSNLGTDVLYSGTVSAAMEGIIEGIPSIAMSLASFSSRQFQPGADFACGLIQQLYDHPLPDSTLLNVNIPPVTADAIAGVMLTRQGLRRYIENFEKRFDPRGKSYYWLAGELVTEIEQPDHIHLPSHIPTDVQAIQHNYITLTPLQYNLTDVASFEYLQTNQWLERSRDIK; encoded by the coding sequence ATGACCAATCCTTCTACCATCAACATTTTAATTAGTAACGATGATGGCATATTTGCCTTGGGTGTTCGTACCCTAGCTAATACCTTAGCCCAAGCTGGTTATCAGGTCACCGTCGTCTGTCCCGATCGCGAACGTTCAGCCACTGGCCACGGATTAACCCTGCACCGTCCGATCCGTGCTGATATTGTAGAAGACTTTTTTGATCCCAAGATTACCGCTTGGTCTTGTTCCGGAACCCCATCAGACTGTGTTAAATTAGCCTTGAGTAGCCTCATAGAAAACCGACCTGATTTTATCGTTTCAGGGATTAATCATGGTTCAAACTTAGGCACAGATGTATTATATTCAGGCACTGTTTCAGCAGCAATGGAAGGGATTATTGAGGGTATTCCCAGTATTGCTATGAGCTTAGCTAGTTTTTCTTCTCGTCAATTCCAACCCGGTGCTGACTTTGCTTGTGGTTTGATTCAACAATTATATGATCATCCTCTACCAGACAGTACCCTCCTCAATGTGAATATTCCTCCTGTAACAGCCGATGCGATCGCAGGAGTGATGTTAACCCGTCAAGGGTTACGTCGATATATCGAAAATTTTGAAAAACGCTTTGATCCTAGGGGAAAAAGTTACTACTGGTTAGCAGGAGAATTAGTGACAGAAATTGAACAGCCGGATCATATCCATCTCCCTTCCCATATTCCTACGGATGTTCAAGCCATTCAGCACAATTATATAACCCTGACTCCCTTACAGTATAATCTCACGGATGTGGCTAGTTTTGAGTATTTACAAACAAATCAATGGTTAGAGAGGTCACGGGACATTAAATGA
- a CDS encoding DUF3727 domain-containing protein, giving the protein MSSFEYNQESDSEDIDRVTLTDEMGRTLDCYVENAMEGNDGTYLLLMPVDIPVVILSWDSEEEDSEDNEEISNAVLLEDQEEIEEVFPDAKAVLAELDLTLKLTAFTLTVTGELPPIEDDGILTLELENDGPSLDSEELQFLKDFYHHEQKYSIYTPLSPLLFLAKYNLLGKVELVSPEDEEMQVILEELLFDDIDE; this is encoded by the coding sequence ATGTCCTCTTTTGAATATAATCAAGAAAGCGATTCCGAAGATATTGATCGTGTGACCCTAACAGATGAGATGGGCCGTACCCTCGATTGTTATGTAGAAAATGCCATGGAAGGTAATGACGGCACTTATTTATTATTAATGCCTGTTGATATTCCTGTGGTCATTTTATCCTGGGATAGTGAGGAGGAAGACAGTGAGGATAATGAGGAAATTAGTAATGCTGTCTTATTAGAAGATCAAGAAGAAATTGAAGAAGTTTTTCCCGATGCTAAAGCGGTTTTAGCTGAATTAGATTTAACCCTAAAATTAACTGCTTTTACTCTAACGGTGACAGGGGAATTACCCCCCATAGAAGATGATGGTATTCTCACTTTAGAATTAGAAAACGATGGACCTTCTCTAGATTCAGAAGAATTACAATTTTTAAAAGATTTTTATCATCACGAGCAAAAATACTCTATTTATACCCCCTTATCTCCTTTACTATTTTTAGCTAAATACAATTTACTCGGTAAAGTCGAGTTAGTTTCCCCTGAAGATGAGGAAATGCAAGTTATCTTAGAAGAATTATTATTTGATGATATAGATGAGTAA